Proteins encoded together in one Amblyomma americanum isolate KBUSLIRL-KWMA chromosome 1, ASM5285725v1, whole genome shotgun sequence window:
- the LOC144104048 gene encoding uncharacterized protein LOC144104048 encodes MPSCRATARSTARASTQDGRVVAAMRLYEEPADPAAEESENIPRYRDARGCMDAVAVLEGMYTRSQSPAASSQLELPMETPGSLYQRMTPEEEGSPAQPSHSFNQQSPSDPRSLGIPVTSSSPPGRRGG; translated from the exons ATGCCCTCGTGCAGAGCTACGGCACGTTCAACAGCCCGCGCCTCAACACAGGACGGCAGGGTGGTTGCAGCCATGCGGTTATATGAAGAGCCTGCGGACCCGGCAGCAGAAGAAAGCGAGAATATTCCCCGTTATC GCGACGCTCGGGGATGCATGGATGCAGTTGCTGTGCTGGAAGGAATGTATACGCGTTCACAATCGCCTGCTGCGAGCAGCCAGCTGGAGCTACCAATGGAAACACCTGGCTCTCTGTACCAGCGAATGACCCCAGAAGAGGAAGGAAGCCCGGCGCAGCCCAGCCATTCCTTCAACCAGCAAAGTCCAAGTGACCCTCGGAGCCTCGG AATTCCTGTGACGTCCAGCAGCCctcctggccgccgcggtggctga